The following coding sequences are from one Candidatus Zixiibacteriota bacterium window:
- a CDS encoding NAD(P)H-dependent oxidoreductase subunit E, whose amino-acid sequence MILNDTSIAEIKRRMAPYPRRKSAILPALTVAYRQVGHLSNEIYREISDIIEVPYIEVAEAASFYTMFPKEPVGKYLIQVCHNISCALLGADSLISYLEEKLNIKKGETTSDNLFTLVSVECLGSCASAPMMQINDSYYEFLTREKVDKILAELKQQA is encoded by the coding sequence ATGATACTTAATGATACCTCCATTGCCGAAATCAAAAGACGGATGGCCCCTTACCCCCGGCGCAAGTCGGCCATCCTGCCCGCTCTCACCGTCGCTTATCGCCAGGTTGGTCATCTTAGCAATGAAATCTATAGGGAGATCTCGGACATTATCGAAGTCCCCTATATCGAGGTGGCCGAAGCCGCCAGCTTCTATACCATGTTTCCCAAAGAGCCAGTGGGGAAATATCTCATTCAGGTTTGCCATAATATCAGTTGCGCCCTTCTCGGCGCCGACAGTCTTATATCCTATCTTGAGGAAAAACTGAATATCAAAAAAGGGGAGACCACTTCGGACAACCTGTTTACCCTCGTATCGGTGGAATGTCTTGGCAGTTGCGCTTCCGCCCCCATGATGCAGATAAATGACAGTTACTATGAATTCCTGACCCGCGAAAAGGTGGATAAAATTCTTGCGGAGTTGAAACAGCAGGCCTGA
- a CDS encoding NADH-quinone oxidoreductase subunit D (Catalyzes the transfer of electrons from NADH to quinone), whose amino-acid sequence DGTNMPHRMRVRPPSFVNLSALPKMIEGRLVADVIAAIGSIDIVLGEVDR is encoded by the coding sequence GATGGAACCAACATGCCGCATCGGATGCGGGTACGTCCCCCTTCATTTGTCAATCTTTCGGCTCTGCCTAAAATGATTGAGGGAAGGCTGGTCGCCGACGTTATCGCCGCCATCGGCTCCATTGATATTGTACTGGGTGAGGTCGATCGATGA